From Ascochyta rabiei chromosome 16, complete sequence, the proteins below share one genomic window:
- a CDS encoding SUMO protein smt3, protein MSDNGSPAQKPEDAGPSEHLNIKVTDNNNEVFFKIKRTTQLGKLMNAFCDRQGKNISSVRFLFEGTRVGPTDNPDTLDMQDGDTLEVHQEQIGGSW, encoded by the exons ATGTCTGACAACGGTTCACCCGCGCAGAAGCCTGAGGATGCTGGCCCGTCTGAGCACCTCAACATCAAGGTCACCGACAACAACAATGAGGTCTTCTTCAAGATCAAGCGTACAACCCAGCTCGGCAAGCTCATGAATGCTTTCTGCGATCGCCAGGGCAAGAACATCTCGAGTGTGCGATTCTTGTTCGAGGGCACGCGTGTTGGGCCGACGGACAACCCGGACACA CTTGACATGCAGGACGGTGACACCCTTGAGGTGCATCAGGAGCAGATTGGTGGCAGCTGGTAG
- a CDS encoding Cx9C motif-containing protein 4, mitochondrial — MGEIEKDLKQDPPCHSRACAIQNCIQKNNFDEGKCRKEVDALYECCNAFYKVRGDDARCVTCPKPDLLRIKMKQRAQGIS, encoded by the exons ATG GGAGAGATTGAGAAGGACTTGAAACAGGATCCGCCGTGTCATTCAAGAGCATGCGCCATTCAAA ATTGCATACAGAAGAACAACTTTGATGAAGGAAAATGTCGAAAAGAG GTCGATGCTCTGTACGAGTGCTGCAATGCCTTTTACAAAGTGAGAGGCGACGACGCAAGATGTGTTACATGCCCAAAACCTGATCTGTTAAG AATCAAGATGAAGCAGCGCGCCCAAGGTATATCATAG
- a CDS encoding Nucleoporin nup84, with the protein MAPFSFARQAQPAAQSNGTASSLFGNPRAANGASPSDPLQPLRAMADRVGKEVEKFAERVDHWHTYGKDNAAIKHQATVKMVGHFRDVAESQVNELKRTSGAENQGALNKSTRRRVQNMGEGSVQGSFAQSFQSIVPSVESSTPLDSASVQELRQWQAELATWDLLCIIIDHYHPEPGKDVEAAKRAQLETAGGDKRYSPNSEIWDRFLLEDDQAKEKDLILRWLEQTAQDSESDIESITAVLEEKSGKGANTWTSGWLDTKSRIKQAKRMEGSDQPLKPESTNLKTADRSQQLVTQLDPDAPSRQKRVLERSDEFYEKALWLVCYEMMRRGVPWKEICEWALERNEAWRGVSIGAAYESYTPGSPNVAGETVGYLFRRMCFYAAQGTRLPYEGAVYGLLSGDVDKVREVARTWDDHLYAHYNALLLSRFDSYLQRQHPSRVTQSLSQRFVFHDAVANIGNWSNSPRAVISALKQHKASSTLATAPVKLIQGALIGRTLEELVHMVGIALADMLQDDERAGNLMVHPDSPESGRGPKPASGQRAVAVDGCYQTLAGDPHAFRILVHVLIAVRGGMGLLKTENLPQRLAMDNVIAGYIELLRLSKRIQLIPLYAAQLPEARQYYCLARVLPDIKNRDEQQNCIALLESYGVDTVEVVSQSFTLAFNHSGFIHFDEEGSSVITQPIKRFPMLQPTDATDQKQRLLWPGVRIRPEFDGRELESKDEGIIDAVYWYNYLSTEDEETFEHLKNALTIFLLNGRLGAAEKMVEEVNVESLSLSRTEALCGYPFDFNADGAEVQDERLLHAHRETLSREARSRLPVARLPDAEQHAQIVYRLRERSAPYYDLQQIVRIVAMFRAWRIEEQKLIK; encoded by the exons ATGGCTCCCTTTTCTTTCGCGCGTCAGGCGCAACCTGCAGCTCAG TCCAACGGCACCGCTTCGTCTCTGTTCGGCAACCCACGCGCGGCCAACGGCGCATCTCCCAGCGATCCTCTCCAACCTTTGCGCGCAATGGCCGACCGTGTAGGCAAAGAGGTGGAAAAGTTCGCGGAGCGAGTTGATCACTGGCACACATACGGAAAGGATAACGCCGCTATCAAACACCAGGCAACGGTCAAGATGGTGGGACACTTCAGGGACGTCGCAGAATCGCAAGTAAACGAATTGAAGCGCACCAGTGGTGCAGAGAACCAGGGCGCGTTGAACAAGAGTACACGACGTCGCGTACAAAACATGGGAGAAGGTTCAGTTCAGGGTTCGTTTGCACAATCTTTCCAATCGATTGTGCCATCCGTCGAATCTAGCACCCCGCTCGATTCTGCAAGCGTACAGGAGCTGCGACAATGGCAGGCTGAGCTGGCGACATGGGACCTCCTCTGCATCATCATCGATCACTACCACCCTGAACCCGGCAAAGACGTTGAAGCAGCGAAGCGAGCGCAACTGGAGACGGCTGGCGGCGACAAGCGTTACAGTCCAAACAGCGAGATCTGGGATAGGTTTCTGTTAGAAGACGACCAGGCAAAGGAGAAGGATCTCATTCTGCGTTGGCTTGAGCAGACCGCTCAAGACAGCGAGAGCGATATCGAGTCGATCACTGCGGTGCTGGAAGAAAAGTCTGGCAAGGGCGCAAACACTTGGACAAGCGGATGGCTGGACACCAAATCCAGAATCAAGCAGGCGAAGCGCATGGAGGGCTCAGACCAACCTTTGAAGCCCGAGTCCACAAACCTGAAGACTGCGGATCGATCACAACAGCTGGTGACGCAGCTGGACCCTGACGCGCCGTCGCGGCAGAAGCGCGTGCTCGAGAGGTCGGACGAATTTTACGAGAAAGCTCTCTGGTTGGTTTGCTACGAGATGATGCGTCGTGGTGTTCCGTGGAAGGAGATCTGCGAGTGGGCACTGGAGAGGAACGAGGCGTGGCGCGGTGTGAGCATAGGCGCAGCATACGAGTCGTACACCCCTGGCAGCCCGAACGTCGCTGGCGAGACAGTCGGATACCTGTTCCGACGAATGTGTTTCTATGCCGCGCAAGGCACCCGACTACCGTACGAGGGCGCTGTGTATGGCCTGCTGAGCGGAGATGTGGACAAAGTCCGGGAAGTTGCTCGTACCTGGGACGATCACCTATACGCACACTACAACGCCCTGCTACTGTCTCGATTTGACTCCTACCTGCAACGACAGCATCCGAGCCGAGTGACGCAGAGCCTGAGCCAAAGGTTTGTGTTCCACGATGCCGTTGCCAACATTGGGAATTGGTCCAACTCTCCCAGGGCGGTCATCAGCGCCTTGAAGCAGCACAAAGCCTCGTCAACGCTGGCAACCGCACCAGTCAAGCTTATCCAGGGCGCCTTGATCGGTCGAACATTGGAGGAGCTTGTCCATATGGTCGGCATCGCACTGGCCGACATGCTGCAGGACGATGAACGAGCTGGCAACCTCATGGTCCACCCCGACTCGCCGGAGAGTGGTCGAGGGCCAAAACCGGCGTCTGGACAGCGAGCCGTTGCAGTGGATGGATGCTACCAGACGCTTGCTGGGGATCCACACGCTTTCCGCATCCTGGTACACGTTCTCATCGCAGTCCGAGGAGGTATGGGCCTGCTGAAGACGGAAAATCTGCCCCAAAGGCTGGCCATGGATAACGTGATCGCTGGCTATATCGAGCTCCTGCGCCTTAGCAAGCGCATCCAGTTGATTCCCCTCTATGCAGCGCAACTACCGGAAGCACGGCAATACTACTGTCTGGCACGGGTGCTTCCTGACATCAAGAACCGCGACGAGCAACAGAACTGCATAGCTCTGCTGGAGTCGTACGGAGTCGACACGGTCGAGGTGGTTTCTCAAAGTTTCACGCTTGCCTTCAACCATAGTGGCTTCATCCACTTTGACGAGGAAGGAAGCTCTGTGATTACGCAGCCCATCAAGCGCTTCCCGATGCTTCAGCCGACAGACGCGACGGATCAGAAGCAGAGGCTTCTGTGGCCGGGCGTACGGATCAGGCCCGAGTTTGACGGGCGTGAGCTGGAGTCCAAGGACGAGGGCATCATCGACGCAGTTTATTGGTACAACTATCTCAGTaccgaggacgaggagaCATTCGAGCACCTGAAGAACGCACTGACGATTTTCCTCC TCAACGGCCGCCTCGGCGCTGCGGAGAAGATGGTCGAGGAGGTCAATGTCGAGTCGCTCTCTCTGTCACGGACTGAGGCACTCTGCGGATATCCCTTTGACTTCAACGCGGACGGCGCCGAAGTGCAAGACGAGCGCCTGTTGCACGCCCATCGCGAGACGCTGTCGCGCGAAGCTCGAAGCAGACTGCCCGTAGCGCGACTGCCTGATGCTGAGCAGCATGCGCAGATTGTGTACCGCCTGCGGGAGCGCAGCGCACCCTACTACGACCTGCAGCAGATAGTGCGCATCGTCGCCATGTTCCGGGCGTGGCGTATAGAGGAGCAGAAGCTCATCAAGTAG
- a CDS encoding Nucleoporin nup84, variant 2 translates to MAPFSFARQAQPAAQSNGTASSLFGNPRAANGASPSDPLQPLRAMADRVGKEVEKFAERVDHWHTYGKDNAAIKHQATVKMVGHFRDVAESQVNELKRTSGAENQGALNKSTRRRVQNMGEGSVQGSFAQSFQSIVPSVESSTPLDSASVQELRQWQAELATWDLLCIIIDHYHPEPGKDVEAAKRAQLETAGGDKRYSPNSEIWDRFLLEDDQAKEKDLILRWLEQTAQDSESDIESITAVLEEKSGKGANTWTSGWLDTKSRIKQAKRMEGSDQPLKPESTNLKTADRSQQLVTQLDPDAPSRQKRVLERSDEFYEKALWLVCYEMMRRGVPWKEICEWALERNEAWRGVSIGAAYESYTPGSPNVAGETVGYLFRRMCFYAAQGTRLPYEGAVYGLLSGDVDKVREVARTWDDHLYAHYNALLLSRFDSYLQRQHPSRVTQSLSQRFVFHDAVANIGNWSNSPRAVISALKQHKASSTLATAPVKLIQGALIGRTLEELVHMVGIALADMLQDDERAGNLMVHPDSPESGRGPKPASGQRAVAVDGCYQTLAGDPHAFRILVHVLIAVRGGMGLLKTENLPQRLAMDNVIAGYIELLRLSKRIQLIPLYAAQLPEARQYYCLARVLPDIKNRDEQQNCIALLESYGVDTVEVVSQSFTLAFNHSGFIHFDEEGSSVITQPIKRFPMLQPTDATDQKQRLLWPGVRIRPEFDGRELESKDEGIIDAVYWYNYLSTEDEETFEHLKNALTIFLLNGRLGAAEKMVEEVNVESLSLSRTEALCGYPFDFNADGAEVQDERLLHAHRETLSREARSRLPVARLPDAEQHAQIVYRLRERSAPYYDLQQIVRIVAMFRAWRIEEQKLINTRNQAKVNTKEIKEILDNMTNVFDNLIPSLGETHAADTRDTMDLKRAYVPEMMITYLSVLQSASFLLNRETALKAMEVATLVADPGSAWLQSLFLETGRMSELVATLAQVSKAMLHLNEHEGRKKETKKRGSKGETLRIWDLNASTRV, encoded by the exons ATGGCTCCCTTTTCTTTCGCGCGTCAGGCGCAACCTGCAGCTCAG TCCAACGGCACCGCTTCGTCTCTGTTCGGCAACCCACGCGCGGCCAACGGCGCATCTCCCAGCGATCCTCTCCAACCTTTGCGCGCAATGGCCGACCGTGTAGGCAAAGAGGTGGAAAAGTTCGCGGAGCGAGTTGATCACTGGCACACATACGGAAAGGATAACGCCGCTATCAAACACCAGGCAACGGTCAAGATGGTGGGACACTTCAGGGACGTCGCAGAATCGCAAGTAAACGAATTGAAGCGCACCAGTGGTGCAGAGAACCAGGGCGCGTTGAACAAGAGTACACGACGTCGCGTACAAAACATGGGAGAAGGTTCAGTTCAGGGTTCGTTTGCACAATCTTTCCAATCGATTGTGCCATCCGTCGAATCTAGCACCCCGCTCGATTCTGCAAGCGTACAGGAGCTGCGACAATGGCAGGCTGAGCTGGCGACATGGGACCTCCTCTGCATCATCATCGATCACTACCACCCTGAACCCGGCAAAGACGTTGAAGCAGCGAAGCGAGCGCAACTGGAGACGGCTGGCGGCGACAAGCGTTACAGTCCAAACAGCGAGATCTGGGATAGGTTTCTGTTAGAAGACGACCAGGCAAAGGAGAAGGATCTCATTCTGCGTTGGCTTGAGCAGACCGCTCAAGACAGCGAGAGCGATATCGAGTCGATCACTGCGGTGCTGGAAGAAAAGTCTGGCAAGGGCGCAAACACTTGGACAAGCGGATGGCTGGACACCAAATCCAGAATCAAGCAGGCGAAGCGCATGGAGGGCTCAGACCAACCTTTGAAGCCCGAGTCCACAAACCTGAAGACTGCGGATCGATCACAACAGCTGGTGACGCAGCTGGACCCTGACGCGCCGTCGCGGCAGAAGCGCGTGCTCGAGAGGTCGGACGAATTTTACGAGAAAGCTCTCTGGTTGGTTTGCTACGAGATGATGCGTCGTGGTGTTCCGTGGAAGGAGATCTGCGAGTGGGCACTGGAGAGGAACGAGGCGTGGCGCGGTGTGAGCATAGGCGCAGCATACGAGTCGTACACCCCTGGCAGCCCGAACGTCGCTGGCGAGACAGTCGGATACCTGTTCCGACGAATGTGTTTCTATGCCGCGCAAGGCACCCGACTACCGTACGAGGGCGCTGTGTATGGCCTGCTGAGCGGAGATGTGGACAAAGTCCGGGAAGTTGCTCGTACCTGGGACGATCACCTATACGCACACTACAACGCCCTGCTACTGTCTCGATTTGACTCCTACCTGCAACGACAGCATCCGAGCCGAGTGACGCAGAGCCTGAGCCAAAGGTTTGTGTTCCACGATGCCGTTGCCAACATTGGGAATTGGTCCAACTCTCCCAGGGCGGTCATCAGCGCCTTGAAGCAGCACAAAGCCTCGTCAACGCTGGCAACCGCACCAGTCAAGCTTATCCAGGGCGCCTTGATCGGTCGAACATTGGAGGAGCTTGTCCATATGGTCGGCATCGCACTGGCCGACATGCTGCAGGACGATGAACGAGCTGGCAACCTCATGGTCCACCCCGACTCGCCGGAGAGTGGTCGAGGGCCAAAACCGGCGTCTGGACAGCGAGCCGTTGCAGTGGATGGATGCTACCAGACGCTTGCTGGGGATCCACACGCTTTCCGCATCCTGGTACACGTTCTCATCGCAGTCCGAGGAGGTATGGGCCTGCTGAAGACGGAAAATCTGCCCCAAAGGCTGGCCATGGATAACGTGATCGCTGGCTATATCGAGCTCCTGCGCCTTAGCAAGCGCATCCAGTTGATTCCCCTCTATGCAGCGCAACTACCGGAAGCACGGCAATACTACTGTCTGGCACGGGTGCTTCCTGACATCAAGAACCGCGACGAGCAACAGAACTGCATAGCTCTGCTGGAGTCGTACGGAGTCGACACGGTCGAGGTGGTTTCTCAAAGTTTCACGCTTGCCTTCAACCATAGTGGCTTCATCCACTTTGACGAGGAAGGAAGCTCTGTGATTACGCAGCCCATCAAGCGCTTCCCGATGCTTCAGCCGACAGACGCGACGGATCAGAAGCAGAGGCTTCTGTGGCCGGGCGTACGGATCAGGCCCGAGTTTGACGGGCGTGAGCTGGAGTCCAAGGACGAGGGCATCATCGACGCAGTTTATTGGTACAACTATCTCAGTaccgaggacgaggagaCATTCGAGCACCTGAAGAACGCACTGACGATTTTCCTCC TCAACGGCCGCCTCGGCGCTGCGGAGAAGATGGTCGAGGAGGTCAATGTCGAGTCGCTCTCTCTGTCACGGACTGAGGCACTCTGCGGATATCCCTTTGACTTCAACGCGGACGGCGCCGAAGTGCAAGACGAGCGCCTGTTGCACGCCCATCGCGAGACGCTGTCGCGCGAAGCTCGAAGCAGACTGCCCGTAGCGCGACTGCCTGATGCTGAGCAGCATGCGCAGATTGTGTACCGCCTGCGGGAGCGCAGCGCACCCTACTACGACCTGCAGCAGATAGTGCGCATCGTCGCCATGTTCCGGGCGTGGCGTATAGAGGAGCAGAAGCTCATCAA CACGCGCAACCAAGCCAAGGTGAACACGAAGGAAATCAAAGAAATCCTCGACAACATGACCAACGTCTTCGACAACCTGATTCCGTCGCTGGGCGAGACCCATGCAGCCGACACGCGGGACACGATGGACCTGAAGCGGGCGTACGTACCGGAGATGATGATCACGTACCTGTCGGTGCTGCAGTCGGCGTCGTTCCTGCTGAACCGCGAGACGGCGCTCAAAGCGATGGAAGTGGCGACGCTCGTCGCGGACCCGGGCAGCGCGTGGCTGCAGTCGCTGTTCCTGGAGACGGGGCGCATGAGCGAGCTGGTGGCGACGCTGGCGCAGGTGAGCAAGGCGATGCTGCATCTGAATGAGCACGAGGGCAGGAAGAAGGAGACGAAGAAGCGCGGG